A genomic segment from Leptolyngbya boryana PCC 6306 encodes:
- a CDS encoding dolichyl-phosphate-mannose--protein mannosyltransferase: MRKTEQPIKPIAWFRLGLLGIFLVSLGLRFWGLERFNTLVFDEVYYAKFANNYLTGTNFFDGHPPLSKYLIAIGIWIGNQIPIGRDTVNSLTGSTLSTWSYRWLNALTGSFIPLVIAAIAFQLSRRRSYALVAGSLAAMDGLFLVESRYALNNVYLVLFGLLGQWCLLLSLRSSKRLNFSLVLSGVFFAASASIKWNGLWFLASIYLLWGIGWSFRVMNWFRQSSKGSEQIPTNSLPTSSLYRLTQINLLYFLLCFAAIPALVYWLIWLPHIHLNPEFDFLEVQRQILVYHQRVGSGSNIHPYCSTWYSWIPMLRPVAYFYQVTESVNAPIPSGNSALVLEPGRVVYDVHALGNPFLWWFSSIAIAFLVWILLEHWKILPSLAIPNAPRLSFLPPQELWIVLFLLISYVANLLPWVPVSRCVFLYHYMGSSVYAGMGLAWLVDRWFRTREFRAIGIGVMVICAISFIFWMPIYLGLPLTLDEYKLRMWFRSWV, encoded by the coding sequence ATGCGGAAGACTGAGCAACCGATCAAGCCGATTGCATGGTTTCGGCTAGGACTACTTGGAATATTTCTCGTTTCGTTGGGTCTCCGATTTTGGGGACTCGAGCGATTCAATACCCTAGTCTTTGATGAAGTTTACTATGCAAAGTTTGCAAATAACTACCTGACTGGCACAAATTTTTTTGATGGACATCCGCCTTTAAGTAAATATTTGATCGCGATCGGAATTTGGATTGGCAATCAAATCCCGATCGGTCGAGATACTGTTAATTCGCTCACGGGTTCCACACTGAGTACTTGGAGTTACCGCTGGCTAAATGCATTGACAGGCTCATTTATTCCACTGGTTATTGCCGCGATCGCATTCCAGCTGAGCCGCCGCCGAAGCTATGCTCTCGTCGCTGGAAGCCTTGCTGCGATGGACGGTCTATTCTTAGTTGAGTCTCGTTATGCCCTCAATAATGTCTATCTGGTGCTATTCGGATTATTAGGGCAATGGTGTTTGTTATTAAGTTTACGATCGTCCAAAAGATTGAATTTTTCTCTGGTATTATCCGGCGTATTTTTTGCAGCGTCTGCTTCAATCAAATGGAATGGTTTATGGTTCTTGGCAAGCATTTATTTATTGTGGGGAATTGGCTGGAGTTTTCGTGTGATGAATTGGTTTCGTCAAAGCTCAAAAGGAAGTGAACAAATTCCGACCAATTCATTACCGACTTCGTCTCTATATCGCCTTACACAGATTAATTTGTTATATTTTTTACTCTGTTTCGCTGCAATTCCTGCACTCGTTTATTGGCTAATTTGGCTGCCTCATATTCACCTCAATCCAGAGTTTGACTTTCTCGAAGTTCAAAGACAAATTCTGGTTTATCACCAAAGAGTTGGCAGCGGATCAAACATTCATCCTTATTGTTCAACCTGGTACAGTTGGATACCCATGTTGCGTCCTGTTGCGTATTTTTACCAGGTTACCGAGTCTGTCAACGCTCCGATCCCTAGTGGAAACTCGGCATTAGTACTTGAGCCAGGGCGGGTTGTTTACGATGTTCATGCCCTGGGGAATCCGTTTCTTTGGTGGTTTTCGTCGATCGCGATCGCATTTCTCGTTTGGATACTGCTCGAACACTGGAAGATCCTGCCGAGTTTGGCTATCCCCAATGCGCCCAGACTCAGTTTTTTGCCGCCTCAAGAGTTGTGGATTGTCTTATTTTTGCTGATTAGCTATGTAGCGAATCTATTACCCTGGGTTCCTGTATCGAGATGTGTGTTTTTGTATCACTATATGGGTTCATCGGTATATGCCGGGATGGGCTTGGCTTGGCTCGTCGATCGCTGGTTTAGAACCCGCGAATTTCGTGCGATCGGGATTGGTGTGATGGTAATTTGTGCCATCAGTTTTATCTTTTGGATGCCCATCTATCTCGGCTTACCGCTGACCCTAGATGAATACAAATTGCGGATGTGGTTCAGGTCTTGGGTTTAG
- a CDS encoding helix-turn-helix domain-containing protein, which yields MQERVVEVIRELMKTQGLSIRQISAKIAEEHGGSALGYTQQINRILNDPQYEPSFATVEKILAALKFSMWQMPINLKTVEVRLDHLSREISEIKSSIAQLMSEIEGLTKPKT from the coding sequence ATGCAAGAAAGAGTGGTGGAGGTAATTCGGGAACTGATGAAAACCCAAGGGCTGAGCATTCGTCAGATTTCCGCCAAAATCGCTGAGGAGCATGGTGGGAGTGCATTAGGCTACACTCAGCAGATCAATCGGATTTTAAACGATCCTCAATATGAGCCGAGTTTCGCCACGGTGGAAAAAATTCTGGCAGCCTTAAAATTTTCGATGTGGCAGATGCCGATCAATTTGAAGACCGTAGAAGTGAGATTAGATCATCTGAGTCGTGAGATCTCAGAAATTAAATCCTCGATCGCTCAACTGATGTCAGAGATCGAAGGATTGACTAAACCCAAGACCTGA
- the ahcY gene encoding adenosylhomocysteinase — MTATPVRLKYEVKDLALAPAGKQRIEWAGREMPVLKQIRDRFAQEKPFEGIRLVACCHVTTETANLAIALKAGGADAILIASNPLSTQDDVAASLVADYEIPVFAIKGEDNDTYHKHVQIALDHRPNLIIDDGCDVVATLVQQRKHQLEDLIGTTEETTTGIVRLQAMLRDGALTFPAVNVNDAETKHFFDNRYGTGQSTLDGIIRATNILLAGKTIVVAGYGWCGKGTANRARGLGANVIVTEINPVAAIEAVMDGFQVMPMDEAAKRGDIFITVTGNKHVINGSHFDAMKDGAIVCNSGHFDIEIDLEALKERSTEVKTVRNFTEEYTLKSGKSVVVLGEGRLVNLAAAEGHPSAVMDMSFANQALAAEYLVQNKGKLEPGVYPVPTELDQEIARLKLQAMGFSIDSLTESQIEYINSWTSGT; from the coding sequence ATGACCGCAACACCCGTCCGCTTGAAATACGAAGTCAAAGACCTTGCCCTCGCACCTGCTGGAAAACAGCGGATCGAATGGGCTGGGCGGGAAATGCCCGTCTTGAAGCAGATCCGCGATCGTTTCGCTCAAGAGAAGCCGTTTGAAGGCATTCGACTCGTCGCATGTTGCCATGTCACGACCGAGACTGCAAATCTCGCGATTGCACTCAAAGCTGGTGGAGCTGACGCGATTTTGATCGCAAGTAATCCGCTGTCAACTCAAGACGATGTAGCAGCAAGCTTAGTCGCTGACTACGAAATTCCCGTTTTCGCTATCAAAGGTGAAGACAACGATACCTACCACAAGCACGTGCAAATCGCGCTTGACCACCGTCCTAACCTCATCATTGATGACGGTTGTGATGTCGTTGCAACTTTAGTACAACAACGCAAACACCAACTCGAAGACCTCATTGGAACGACAGAAGAAACCACAACCGGTATCGTCCGTCTTCAAGCGATGTTAAGAGACGGTGCGCTGACGTTCCCGGCAGTAAACGTGAACGATGCTGAAACCAAGCATTTCTTCGATAACCGTTACGGCACAGGTCAATCCACCCTCGACGGTATCATCCGTGCGACCAATATTCTGCTTGCTGGCAAAACGATTGTCGTTGCAGGATACGGCTGGTGCGGTAAGGGAACTGCAAACCGTGCGCGTGGATTAGGCGCAAACGTCATTGTGACGGAAATCAACCCAGTTGCAGCGATCGAAGCTGTGATGGACGGTTTCCAAGTCATGCCAATGGATGAAGCTGCGAAGCGTGGCGATATCTTCATCACCGTGACAGGTAACAAGCACGTGATCAATGGCAGCCACTTCGATGCGATGAAAGATGGCGCGATCGTGTGTAACTCTGGTCACTTCGATATCGAAATCGATCTCGAAGCGTTGAAAGAGCGCTCAACCGAAGTGAAGACCGTTCGGAACTTCACCGAAGAGTACACCCTCAAGAGCGGCAAATCTGTCGTTGTCTTGGGTGAAGGTCGTTTGGTGAACTTGGCTGCCGCTGAAGGACACCCGAGCGCAGTGATGGATATGAGCTTTGCAAACCAAGCCTTGGCAGCAGAGTATCTGGTGCAGAACAAAGGCAAGCTAGAGCCAGGTGTTTACCCGGTTCCGACTGAGTTAGATCAAGAAATTGCTCGCTTGAAATTACAAGCAATGGGCTTCTCGATCGATAGCTTAACCGAGTCGCAAATCGAGTACATCAACTCCTGGACTTCTGGAACCTAA
- a CDS encoding HepT-like ribonuclease domain-containing protein produces the protein MQNNDRDTASLWDMLRAIQHIQEFTSGLTETGYLDSLLIQRAVERELEILGEAARRVSTEFQQAHPEIDWRNTIGLRNVIAHRYDQVDQEIVWRIVVSVLPTLREQLESLIQER, from the coding sequence ATGCAGAATAACGATCGAGATACTGCTTCTCTCTGGGATATGTTGCGCGCAATTCAGCACATTCAAGAATTCACAAGTGGACTCACTGAAACAGGTTATCTTGACAGTCTGCTCATTCAAAGAGCGGTGGAGCGGGAACTAGAAATTTTGGGAGAAGCAGCACGTCGGGTTTCAACTGAATTTCAGCAAGCTCATCCTGAAATCGACTGGAGAAATACGATCGGGCTTCGGAATGTTATTGCTCATCGCTATGACCAAGTTGACCAAGAAATCGTTTGGAGAATCGTTGTCTCAGTTTTGCCAACCCTTCGCGAACAACTCGAAAGCTTGATACAAGAAAGGTAG
- a CDS encoding nucleotidyltransferase family protein produces the protein MIELQPDLQTVLRDRLQTTQARIAELCQRWQIQEFAIFGSVLRKDFRPNSDVDVLITFAPQHPWNLFDFMDLQRELEALFGRSVDLIQKKELQNPYRRANILQSHRIIYAE, from the coding sequence ATGATCGAACTTCAACCTGATTTACAAACAGTTCTGCGCGATCGCTTACAGACGACACAAGCAAGGATCGCGGAACTTTGTCAGCGCTGGCAGATTCAAGAATTTGCAATATTTGGCTCTGTGTTGCGAAAAGATTTTCGACCGAATAGTGATGTTGATGTCCTCATTACTTTTGCGCCTCAGCATCCCTGGAATCTTTTCGATTTCATGGATTTACAACGCGAATTAGAGGCTCTCTTTGGCAGAAGCGTTGACTTAATTCAGAAAAAGGAACTTCAGAATCCTTACCGCCGCGCCAATATCCTGCAATCTCACCGAATCATCTATGCAGAATAA